From the Candidatus Neomarinimicrobiota bacterium genome, the window GGGATACTCTTCTGGCGGTCATTCACTCAATGGCTCGGCGGGATGGGAATCATAGTCTTTTCGCTTGCAATACTTCCTCTGTTGGGAATAGGCGCCGCGCAGCTTTATAAAGCCGAAGCGCCCGGACCCACCAAGGATAGGTTCACACCTCGTATCAGGGAGACGGCAAAACTTCTCTGGTTTACCTATATCCTCATCAGCGCGGTCCAGACAGCTCTGCTCATGGTAGGCGGGATGAATCTGTTTGATGCTCTCTGTCATACGTTCGGCACGATGGCGACGGGGGGATTTTCAACAAAAAACGCAAGCATAGCGCATTTTAACAGCGCCTATTTCGATTATGTGATCATATTTTTCATGGTGCTTGCCGGATCGAATTTCGCGCTTCACTTCCGGATGTTCCGCGGAGAATTGACCGCACATGCCCGTGATAAGGAGTTTAAATTTTATATCGGTATAATGTTGGCATTTTCAGCGCTGTTTATAATTATAGTCATGCTCAGCGAGACTGTGACAGGCGATGTTGCGCTGAGAAAAGCAGTATTTCAGGTCGTCGCTATCGTGACAACTACGGGATACGTGACGGCGGATTTTGAGCAATGGCTGCCTGTGGGTCAGATGTTGATAGTCGCTTTGATGTTTATAGGGGGATGCGCCAGCTCGACCGGCGGTTCGATGAAAGTCATACGGGTTGTTATCCTCTTTAAACACGCAGTGTACGAGATCAGAAAACTCGTGCACCCGACCGCCGTTTACCCTGTCAAATTAGGCGACAGGATAATATCCGACGACGTCATTAAGAATGTGCTCGGGTTCTTCCTCTTCTATATAGCGATATTCGTTGTTGTCAGTATAATTATGACCGGATTGGGA encodes:
- a CDS encoding TrkH family potassium uptake protein; protein product: MFLSVPMAVYYGDGDTFSILLSAAITSGVGFLTWLVTRGDSDIRVRDGFAVVTFGWITSALFGMLPYILSGSIPDPVDAFFESMSGFTTTGASILIDIEALPHGILFWRSFTQWLGGMGIIVFSLAILPLLGIGAAQLYKAEAPGPTKDRFTPRIRETAKLLWFTYILISAVQTALLMVGGMNLFDALCHTFGTMATGGFSTKNASIAHFNSAYFDYVIIFFMVLAGSNFALHFRMFRGELTAHARDKEFKFYIGIMLAFSALFIIIVMLSETVTGDVALRKAVFQVVAIVTTTGYVTADFEQWLPVGQMLIVALMFIGGCASSTGGSMKVIRVVILFKHAVYEIRKLVHPTAVYPVKLGDRIISDDVIKNVLGFFLFYIAIFVVVSIIMTGLGMDLISGVSATASAIGNIGPALGSVGPTDNYSHLPAAGKLVLNFCMLLGRLELFTVIVLFSRTFWKKR